A genomic window from Pecten maximus chromosome 2, xPecMax1.1, whole genome shotgun sequence includes:
- the LOC117345415 gene encoding zinc finger E-box-binding homeobox 2-like isoform X3: MLKEFCIFPFVENDDVDTSINKKKREVETEAVVEKHDNSIHDSNGHDNGAISDHDEDKTTPNLTNHDMETDVEKDQLKDMVIPDVPEKAMIPEPTTAVKESVEEAVEKPDDPEPVKVTDLPCKPPVCVALTTGCVTEEEKIQEYLNRSDTAVIYPEPVSDREPDEEEDDDNSGKNEPDTDLMLPGEEVILRCIHCDQSFIRATLLRDHMKMLHPDKPIKYLCPKCDETFLLKSQLDKHLALHSPTSQSCKICNKTFANVYRLQRHMISHDESTDLRKFKCPECGKAFKFKHHLKEHVRIHSGEKPFQCPNCGKRFSHSGSYSSHMTSKKCWVMNQNKPRSLDQNSNAESPSVSYSPIRTPVTAIGMETMIQSLTAGKFSPAFLHFDPTKGGLPYYTPPSGYLPMAYTVRHGNPIKPIMTPLIHHQKPLECPPSSVPSTSPSAPMPLSQISPDVNSNTQLISKQASLQVDGTIPIPASVAATIAATVAATIAETRTTPVVDAKEAAATEKSESPPPPCNIKVEKLTDSEMEISEKPEELPDVSMIKQEHQNGEGTPCRFCGDSFNSPVDQHQHERYLCKLNKDIIHRIPSGESARNSPCSTMSESGSHRDTPNGSISAEAETDTEEIEEIYKTEKNSPMESKKFRMRSLISDDQLKVLKSHYQVNPRPRKYELIRIGNEIGLPKRVVQVWFQNQRARDRRRGMNVPYFPSMARFKRQESPSVQWKETAPKTSTPNYIAVVPTPYAHGAKVNGKVTPPKRTGEEQPLDLSVKMSKPPDAHSGSRSSSATPPSSRSGETTCRPGDQVLNLSTRADDASKPSVEGSLQNSAIYKYMQQEGLFAAHRHLLTNAILTSSPSLIRPLSTPTIPRRELSVTPTPSISSLSDIARSHCERARSTPSDKFDNSSDGHNRDMENGRDVDHRLIIDEQSDMSDEDSNHSYECSTAMADATCNLSTLAEVSLAEHHNITMTADGEIKVKRLRKKSWRQVHSYMEAEEAQLELDESLLDEDHPFRKKRRSWKNHRMDSEEGLYACDQCKKMFSKQSSLARHKYEHSGARPFSCELCGKAFKHKHHLTEHRRLHSGEKPFQCKKCGKRFSHSGSYSQHMNHRYKYCKPMRGEEGHDDHESHDGHEMMDLHEGSSSP; the protein is encoded by the exons ATGCTGAAGGAATTTTGCATTTTCCCttttg TCGAGAATGATGATGTTGACACAAGCATAAACAAGAAAAAGAGGGAAGTCGAGACAGAAGCAGTAGTGGAGAAACACGACAACAGTATCCATGACAGCAATGGCCATGACAACGGTGCAATCAGTGACCACGACGAGGACAAGACAACACCCAACCTTACAAACCATGACATGGAGACGGATGTGGAAAAAG ACCAGCTGAAAGACATGGTTATACCTGATGTACCAGAAAAGGCCATGATCCCTGAACCTACAACTGCTGTGAAAGAGAGTGTGGAGGAAGCTGTGGAGAAGCCTGATGATCCCGAACCTGTGAAGGTCACAGATCTGCCCTGTAAGCCCCCAGTATGTGTTGCCTTGACAACAGGATGTGTTACCGAGGAAGAGAAGATCCAGGAATACCTGAATCGTAGTGACACAGCTGTTATATACCCAGAACCAGTTTCTGACCGTGAGCCTGATGAGGAGGAAGACGATGATAACAGTGGCAAGAACGAACCTGATActg ATTTGATGCTACCTGGCGAGGAAGTCATTCTGCGATGTATCCACTGTGACCAAAGCTTCATCCGTGCTACTCTGCTCCGTGACCACATGAAGATGCTCCACCCAGACAAGCCTATCAAGTACCTGTGCCCTAAATGTGATGAAACATTCCTTCTGAAGTCTCAGCTGGACAAGCATCTGGCTCTCCATTCACCAACATCCCAGTCCTGTAAGATCTGCAACAAGACTTTCGCCAATGTGTACCGTCTTCAGCGTCACATGATCAGCCATGACGAGAGCACAGATCTACGCAAGTTTAAGTGTCCTGAATGTGGTAAGGCATTTAAGTTCAAACATCACCTTAAGGAACACGTCCGTATCCACAGTGGTGAGAAACCATTCCAGTGCCCCAACTGCGGGAAGCGATTCAGCCACTCAGGATCCTACAGCAGCCACATGACCTCCAAAAAGTGCTGGGTGATGAACCAGAATAAGCCAAGATCATTGGACCAAAACAGCAATGCCGAGTCTCCAAGCGTGTCCTATTCTCCTATCCGTACTCCAGTCACAGCCATTGGTATGGAAACCATGATCCAGAGTCTAACAGCTGGCAAGTTCTCTCCGGCGTTTCTTCACTTTGATCCAACAAAGGGAGGCCTTCCTTACTACACCCCTCCTAGTGGATATCTCCCCATGGCATACACTGTGAGACATGGAAACCCTATCAAGCCCATCATGACCCCACTGATCCACCATCAGAAGCCATTGGAGTGCCCGCCATCATCAGTACCCAGCACCAGTCCCTCAGCACCAATGCCATTGTCCCAGATCTCCCCAGATGTCAACTCTAACACTCAACTCATCAGCAAGCAGGCCAGTCTTCAGGTAGATGGAACCATTCCTATCCCAGCCTCAGTTGCTGCCACCATTGCTGCTACGGTCGCTGCCACCATCGCAGAGACCCGCACCACTCCTGTTGTTGATGCAAAAGAAGCTGCTGCTACAGAAAAGTCTGAGTCACCTCCTCCACCATGTAACATTAAGGTTGAGAAACTGACAGATTCAGAGATGGAAATTAGTGAGAAACCTGAGGAGCTGCCAGATGTCTCGATGATCAAGCAGGAACACCAGAATGGTGAGGGTACACCTTGTAGATTCTGTGGTGACAGCTTTAACAGTCCTGTGGACCAGCACCAGCATGAGCGGTACCTCTGTAAGCTAAATAAGGACATCATCCATCGTATCCCTAGTGGAGAGAGTGCCAGGAACTCTCCCTGTAGTACTATGTCAGAGAGCGGCAGCCATCGTGATACACCCAATGGGAGCATCAGCGCTGAGGCCGAGACAGACACTGAGGAGATTGAAGAGATATACAAGACAGAGAAGAACTCACCGATGGAGAGCAAGAAATTTCGCATGAGATCTCTCATCAGTGATGATCAGCTGAAGGTTCTCAAATCCCACTACCAGGTCAACCCACGCCCAAGGAAGTATGAACTCATCCGCATTGGAAATGAGATAGGACTTCCTAAACgtgttgtacaggtgtggttCCAGAACCAGCGAGCGCGGGATCGTAGACGAGGCATGAATGTTCCATATTTCCCATCAATGGCCAGATTCAAGCGTCAAGAGAGTCCCTCAGTACAGTGGAAGGAGACTGCACCCAAAACATCCACTCCAAACTACATAGCTGTGGTACCAACACCCTATGCTCATGGCGCCAAGGTCAATGGCAAGGTGACACCTCCAAAACGTACAGGTGAGGAACAGCCTCTGGATCTTAGTGTGAAGATGTCTAAACCACCAGACGCTCATTCTGGTAGTAGGTCATCCAGTGCCACACCACCTAGTAGCCGCTCAGGCGAGACAACGTGCCGTCCAGGGGACCAAGTTCTAAATCTGAGTACTCGAGCAGACGATGCCAGCAAGCCAAGTGTGGAAGGCAGTCTTCAGAACTCGGCCATCTACAAGTATATGCAGCAGGAGGGTTTGTTCGCCGCACACAGACATCTCCTCACCAATGCCATACTGACATCATCTCCTAGTCTAATTCGTCCACTTTCTACACCCACCATTCCAAGGAGAGAACTCTCTGTCACACCAACTCCATCCATCTCATCACTAAGTGACATTGCCAGAAGCCACTGTGAACGTGCCAGATCCACACCCAGCGACAAATTTGACAACTCATCAGATGGCCACAACCGCGACATGGAAAATGGCAGAGATGTAGATCACCGACTCATAATTGATGAACAATCGGACATGTCTGACGAAGATAGCAACCACAGTTATGAGTGCAGCACAGCAATGGCCGATGCGACCTGTAACCTTTCGACCTTGGCTGAGGTCAGTCTTGCTGAGCACCACAACATCACAATGACTGCTGACGGCGAGATCAAGGTCAAAAGGTTACGCAAGAAGTCGTGGCGACAGGTACACAGCTAT ATGGAGGCTGAGGAAGCTCAGTTAGAGCTTGATGAATCCTTACTGGATGAGGATCACCCTTTCCGTAAGAAACGTAGATCATGGAAAAATCATCGCATGGATTCCGAGGAAGGCCTGTACGCCTGTGATCAGTGCAAGAAGATGTTCAGCAAGCAGAGTTCTCTGGCACGCCACAAGTATGAACATTCAG GAGCCCGGCCCTTTTCCTGTGAGCTCTGTGGAAAAGCCTTCAAGCACAAGCACCACCTGACAGAGCACCGGCGCCTGCATAGTGGAGAGAAGCCTTTTCAGTGTAAAAAGTGTGGCAAGCGCTTCAGTCACTCTGGGTCCTACAGCCAACATATGAACCATCGCTACAAGTACTGCAAGCCAATGAGAGGCGAGGAAGGTCATGATGACCATGAAAGCCATGATGGACATGAAATGATGGACCTTCACGAAGGATCCTCTTCACCATAG
- the LOC117345415 gene encoding zinc finger E-box-binding homeobox 2-like isoform X1, which translates to MAEAARCGRRKQRNPKRKNVENDDVDTSINKKKREVETEAVVEKHDNSIHDSNGHDNGAISDHDEDKTTPNLTNHDMETDVEKDQLKDMVIPDVPEKAMIPEPTTAVKESVEEAVEKPDDPEPVKVTDLPCKPPVCVALTTGCVTEEEKIQEYLNRSDTAVIYPEPVSDREPDEEEDDDNSGKNEPDTDLMLPGEEVILRCIHCDQSFIRATLLRDHMKMLHPDKPIKYLCPKCDETFLLKSQLDKHLALHSPTSQSCKICNKTFANVYRLQRHMISHDESTDLRKFKCPECGKAFKFKHHLKEHVRIHSGEKPFQCPNCGKRFSHSGSYSSHMTSKKCWVMNQNKPRSLDQNSNAESPSVSYSPIRTPVTAIGMETMIQSLTAGKFSPAFLHFDPTKGGLPYYTPPSGYLPMAYTVRHGNPIKPIMTPLIHHQKPLECPPSSVPSTSPSAPMPLSQISPDVNSNTQLISKQASLQVDGTIPIPASVAATIAATVAATIAETRTTPVVDAKEAAATEKSESPPPPCNIKVEKLTDSEMEISEKPEELPDVSMIKQEHQNGEGTPCRFCGDSFNSPVDQHQHERYLCKLNKDIIHRIPSGESARNSPCSTMSESGSHRDTPNGSISAEAETDTEEIEEIYKTEKNSPMESKKFRMRSLISDDQLKVLKSHYQVNPRPRKYELIRIGNEIGLPKRVVQVWFQNQRARDRRRGMNVPYFPSMARFKRQESPSVQWKETAPKTSTPNYIAVVPTPYAHGAKVNGKVTPPKRTGEEQPLDLSVKMSKPPDAHSGSRSSSATPPSSRSGETTCRPGDQVLNLSTRADDASKPSVEGSLQNSAIYKYMQQEGLFAAHRHLLTNAILTSSPSLIRPLSTPTIPRRELSVTPTPSISSLSDIARSHCERARSTPSDKFDNSSDGHNRDMENGRDVDHRLIIDEQSDMSDEDSNHSYECSTAMADATCNLSTLAEVSLAEHHNITMTADGEIKVKRLRKKSWRQVHSYMEAEEAQLELDESLLDEDHPFRKKRRSWKNHRMDSEEGLYACDQCKKMFSKQSSLARHKYEHSGARPFSCELCGKAFKHKHHLTEHRRLHSGEKPFQCKKCGKRFSHSGSYSQHMNHRYKYCKPMRGEEGHDDHESHDGHEMMDLHEGSSSP; encoded by the exons TCGAGAATGATGATGTTGACACAAGCATAAACAAGAAAAAGAGGGAAGTCGAGACAGAAGCAGTAGTGGAGAAACACGACAACAGTATCCATGACAGCAATGGCCATGACAACGGTGCAATCAGTGACCACGACGAGGACAAGACAACACCCAACCTTACAAACCATGACATGGAGACGGATGTGGAAAAAG ACCAGCTGAAAGACATGGTTATACCTGATGTACCAGAAAAGGCCATGATCCCTGAACCTACAACTGCTGTGAAAGAGAGTGTGGAGGAAGCTGTGGAGAAGCCTGATGATCCCGAACCTGTGAAGGTCACAGATCTGCCCTGTAAGCCCCCAGTATGTGTTGCCTTGACAACAGGATGTGTTACCGAGGAAGAGAAGATCCAGGAATACCTGAATCGTAGTGACACAGCTGTTATATACCCAGAACCAGTTTCTGACCGTGAGCCTGATGAGGAGGAAGACGATGATAACAGTGGCAAGAACGAACCTGATActg ATTTGATGCTACCTGGCGAGGAAGTCATTCTGCGATGTATCCACTGTGACCAAAGCTTCATCCGTGCTACTCTGCTCCGTGACCACATGAAGATGCTCCACCCAGACAAGCCTATCAAGTACCTGTGCCCTAAATGTGATGAAACATTCCTTCTGAAGTCTCAGCTGGACAAGCATCTGGCTCTCCATTCACCAACATCCCAGTCCTGTAAGATCTGCAACAAGACTTTCGCCAATGTGTACCGTCTTCAGCGTCACATGATCAGCCATGACGAGAGCACAGATCTACGCAAGTTTAAGTGTCCTGAATGTGGTAAGGCATTTAAGTTCAAACATCACCTTAAGGAACACGTCCGTATCCACAGTGGTGAGAAACCATTCCAGTGCCCCAACTGCGGGAAGCGATTCAGCCACTCAGGATCCTACAGCAGCCACATGACCTCCAAAAAGTGCTGGGTGATGAACCAGAATAAGCCAAGATCATTGGACCAAAACAGCAATGCCGAGTCTCCAAGCGTGTCCTATTCTCCTATCCGTACTCCAGTCACAGCCATTGGTATGGAAACCATGATCCAGAGTCTAACAGCTGGCAAGTTCTCTCCGGCGTTTCTTCACTTTGATCCAACAAAGGGAGGCCTTCCTTACTACACCCCTCCTAGTGGATATCTCCCCATGGCATACACTGTGAGACATGGAAACCCTATCAAGCCCATCATGACCCCACTGATCCACCATCAGAAGCCATTGGAGTGCCCGCCATCATCAGTACCCAGCACCAGTCCCTCAGCACCAATGCCATTGTCCCAGATCTCCCCAGATGTCAACTCTAACACTCAACTCATCAGCAAGCAGGCCAGTCTTCAGGTAGATGGAACCATTCCTATCCCAGCCTCAGTTGCTGCCACCATTGCTGCTACGGTCGCTGCCACCATCGCAGAGACCCGCACCACTCCTGTTGTTGATGCAAAAGAAGCTGCTGCTACAGAAAAGTCTGAGTCACCTCCTCCACCATGTAACATTAAGGTTGAGAAACTGACAGATTCAGAGATGGAAATTAGTGAGAAACCTGAGGAGCTGCCAGATGTCTCGATGATCAAGCAGGAACACCAGAATGGTGAGGGTACACCTTGTAGATTCTGTGGTGACAGCTTTAACAGTCCTGTGGACCAGCACCAGCATGAGCGGTACCTCTGTAAGCTAAATAAGGACATCATCCATCGTATCCCTAGTGGAGAGAGTGCCAGGAACTCTCCCTGTAGTACTATGTCAGAGAGCGGCAGCCATCGTGATACACCCAATGGGAGCATCAGCGCTGAGGCCGAGACAGACACTGAGGAGATTGAAGAGATATACAAGACAGAGAAGAACTCACCGATGGAGAGCAAGAAATTTCGCATGAGATCTCTCATCAGTGATGATCAGCTGAAGGTTCTCAAATCCCACTACCAGGTCAACCCACGCCCAAGGAAGTATGAACTCATCCGCATTGGAAATGAGATAGGACTTCCTAAACgtgttgtacaggtgtggttCCAGAACCAGCGAGCGCGGGATCGTAGACGAGGCATGAATGTTCCATATTTCCCATCAATGGCCAGATTCAAGCGTCAAGAGAGTCCCTCAGTACAGTGGAAGGAGACTGCACCCAAAACATCCACTCCAAACTACATAGCTGTGGTACCAACACCCTATGCTCATGGCGCCAAGGTCAATGGCAAGGTGACACCTCCAAAACGTACAGGTGAGGAACAGCCTCTGGATCTTAGTGTGAAGATGTCTAAACCACCAGACGCTCATTCTGGTAGTAGGTCATCCAGTGCCACACCACCTAGTAGCCGCTCAGGCGAGACAACGTGCCGTCCAGGGGACCAAGTTCTAAATCTGAGTACTCGAGCAGACGATGCCAGCAAGCCAAGTGTGGAAGGCAGTCTTCAGAACTCGGCCATCTACAAGTATATGCAGCAGGAGGGTTTGTTCGCCGCACACAGACATCTCCTCACCAATGCCATACTGACATCATCTCCTAGTCTAATTCGTCCACTTTCTACACCCACCATTCCAAGGAGAGAACTCTCTGTCACACCAACTCCATCCATCTCATCACTAAGTGACATTGCCAGAAGCCACTGTGAACGTGCCAGATCCACACCCAGCGACAAATTTGACAACTCATCAGATGGCCACAACCGCGACATGGAAAATGGCAGAGATGTAGATCACCGACTCATAATTGATGAACAATCGGACATGTCTGACGAAGATAGCAACCACAGTTATGAGTGCAGCACAGCAATGGCCGATGCGACCTGTAACCTTTCGACCTTGGCTGAGGTCAGTCTTGCTGAGCACCACAACATCACAATGACTGCTGACGGCGAGATCAAGGTCAAAAGGTTACGCAAGAAGTCGTGGCGACAGGTACACAGCTAT ATGGAGGCTGAGGAAGCTCAGTTAGAGCTTGATGAATCCTTACTGGATGAGGATCACCCTTTCCGTAAGAAACGTAGATCATGGAAAAATCATCGCATGGATTCCGAGGAAGGCCTGTACGCCTGTGATCAGTGCAAGAAGATGTTCAGCAAGCAGAGTTCTCTGGCACGCCACAAGTATGAACATTCAG GAGCCCGGCCCTTTTCCTGTGAGCTCTGTGGAAAAGCCTTCAAGCACAAGCACCACCTGACAGAGCACCGGCGCCTGCATAGTGGAGAGAAGCCTTTTCAGTGTAAAAAGTGTGGCAAGCGCTTCAGTCACTCTGGGTCCTACAGCCAACATATGAACCATCGCTACAAGTACTGCAAGCCAATGAGAGGCGAGGAAGGTCATGATGACCATGAAAGCCATGATGGACATGAAATGATGGACCTTCACGAAGGATCCTCTTCACCATAG
- the LOC117345415 gene encoding zinc finger E-box-binding homeobox 2-like isoform X2: MAEAARCGRRKQRNPKRKNVENDDVDTSINKKKREVETEAVVEKHDNSIHDSNGHDNGAISDHDEDKTTPNLTNHDMETDVEKDQLKDMVIPDVPEKAMIPEPTTAVKESVEEAVEKPDDPEPVKVTDLPCKPPVCVALTTGCVTEEEKIQEYLNRSDTAVIYPEPVSDREPDEEEDDDNSGKNEPDTDLMLPGEEVILRCIHCDQSFIRATLLRDHMKMLHPDKPIKYLCPKCDETFLLKSQLDKHLALHSPTSQSCKICNKTFANVYRLQRHMISHDESTDLRKFKCPECGKAFKFKHHLKEHVRIHSGEKPFQCPNCGKRFSHSGSYSSHMTSKKCWVMNQNKPRSLDQNSNAESPSVSYSPIRTPVTAIGMETMIQSLTAGKFSPAFLHFDPTKGGLPYYTPPSGYLPMAYTVRHGNPIKPIMTPLIHHQKPLECPPSSVPSTSPSAPMPLSQISPDVNSNTQLISKQASLQVDGTIPIPASVAATIAATVAATIAETRTTPVVDAKEAAATEKSESPPPPCNIKVEKLTDSEMEISEKPEELPDVSMIKQEHQNGEGTPCRFCGDSFNSPVDQHQHERYLCKLNKDIIHRIPSGESARNSPCSTMSESGSHRDTPNGSISAEAETDTEEIEEIYKTEKNSPMESKKFRMRSLISDDQLKVLKSHYQVNPRPRKYELIRIGNEIGLPKRVVQVWFQNQRARDRRRGMNVPYFPSMARFKRQESPSVQWKETAPKTSTPNYIAVVPTPYAHGAKVNGKVTPPKRTGEEQPLDLSVKMSKPPDAHSGSRSSSATPPSSRSGETTCRPGDQVLNLSTRADDASKPSVEGSLQNSAIYKYMQQEGLFAAHRHLLTNAILTSSPSLIRPLSTPTIPRRELSVTPTPSISSLSDIARSHCERARSTPSDKFDNSSDGHNRDMENGRDVDHRLIIDEQSDMSDEDSNHSYECSTAMADATCNLSTLAEVSLAEHHNITMTADGEIKVKRLRKKSWRQMEAEEAQLELDESLLDEDHPFRKKRRSWKNHRMDSEEGLYACDQCKKMFSKQSSLARHKYEHSGARPFSCELCGKAFKHKHHLTEHRRLHSGEKPFQCKKCGKRFSHSGSYSQHMNHRYKYCKPMRGEEGHDDHESHDGHEMMDLHEGSSSP; encoded by the exons TCGAGAATGATGATGTTGACACAAGCATAAACAAGAAAAAGAGGGAAGTCGAGACAGAAGCAGTAGTGGAGAAACACGACAACAGTATCCATGACAGCAATGGCCATGACAACGGTGCAATCAGTGACCACGACGAGGACAAGACAACACCCAACCTTACAAACCATGACATGGAGACGGATGTGGAAAAAG ACCAGCTGAAAGACATGGTTATACCTGATGTACCAGAAAAGGCCATGATCCCTGAACCTACAACTGCTGTGAAAGAGAGTGTGGAGGAAGCTGTGGAGAAGCCTGATGATCCCGAACCTGTGAAGGTCACAGATCTGCCCTGTAAGCCCCCAGTATGTGTTGCCTTGACAACAGGATGTGTTACCGAGGAAGAGAAGATCCAGGAATACCTGAATCGTAGTGACACAGCTGTTATATACCCAGAACCAGTTTCTGACCGTGAGCCTGATGAGGAGGAAGACGATGATAACAGTGGCAAGAACGAACCTGATActg ATTTGATGCTACCTGGCGAGGAAGTCATTCTGCGATGTATCCACTGTGACCAAAGCTTCATCCGTGCTACTCTGCTCCGTGACCACATGAAGATGCTCCACCCAGACAAGCCTATCAAGTACCTGTGCCCTAAATGTGATGAAACATTCCTTCTGAAGTCTCAGCTGGACAAGCATCTGGCTCTCCATTCACCAACATCCCAGTCCTGTAAGATCTGCAACAAGACTTTCGCCAATGTGTACCGTCTTCAGCGTCACATGATCAGCCATGACGAGAGCACAGATCTACGCAAGTTTAAGTGTCCTGAATGTGGTAAGGCATTTAAGTTCAAACATCACCTTAAGGAACACGTCCGTATCCACAGTGGTGAGAAACCATTCCAGTGCCCCAACTGCGGGAAGCGATTCAGCCACTCAGGATCCTACAGCAGCCACATGACCTCCAAAAAGTGCTGGGTGATGAACCAGAATAAGCCAAGATCATTGGACCAAAACAGCAATGCCGAGTCTCCAAGCGTGTCCTATTCTCCTATCCGTACTCCAGTCACAGCCATTGGTATGGAAACCATGATCCAGAGTCTAACAGCTGGCAAGTTCTCTCCGGCGTTTCTTCACTTTGATCCAACAAAGGGAGGCCTTCCTTACTACACCCCTCCTAGTGGATATCTCCCCATGGCATACACTGTGAGACATGGAAACCCTATCAAGCCCATCATGACCCCACTGATCCACCATCAGAAGCCATTGGAGTGCCCGCCATCATCAGTACCCAGCACCAGTCCCTCAGCACCAATGCCATTGTCCCAGATCTCCCCAGATGTCAACTCTAACACTCAACTCATCAGCAAGCAGGCCAGTCTTCAGGTAGATGGAACCATTCCTATCCCAGCCTCAGTTGCTGCCACCATTGCTGCTACGGTCGCTGCCACCATCGCAGAGACCCGCACCACTCCTGTTGTTGATGCAAAAGAAGCTGCTGCTACAGAAAAGTCTGAGTCACCTCCTCCACCATGTAACATTAAGGTTGAGAAACTGACAGATTCAGAGATGGAAATTAGTGAGAAACCTGAGGAGCTGCCAGATGTCTCGATGATCAAGCAGGAACACCAGAATGGTGAGGGTACACCTTGTAGATTCTGTGGTGACAGCTTTAACAGTCCTGTGGACCAGCACCAGCATGAGCGGTACCTCTGTAAGCTAAATAAGGACATCATCCATCGTATCCCTAGTGGAGAGAGTGCCAGGAACTCTCCCTGTAGTACTATGTCAGAGAGCGGCAGCCATCGTGATACACCCAATGGGAGCATCAGCGCTGAGGCCGAGACAGACACTGAGGAGATTGAAGAGATATACAAGACAGAGAAGAACTCACCGATGGAGAGCAAGAAATTTCGCATGAGATCTCTCATCAGTGATGATCAGCTGAAGGTTCTCAAATCCCACTACCAGGTCAACCCACGCCCAAGGAAGTATGAACTCATCCGCATTGGAAATGAGATAGGACTTCCTAAACgtgttgtacaggtgtggttCCAGAACCAGCGAGCGCGGGATCGTAGACGAGGCATGAATGTTCCATATTTCCCATCAATGGCCAGATTCAAGCGTCAAGAGAGTCCCTCAGTACAGTGGAAGGAGACTGCACCCAAAACATCCACTCCAAACTACATAGCTGTGGTACCAACACCCTATGCTCATGGCGCCAAGGTCAATGGCAAGGTGACACCTCCAAAACGTACAGGTGAGGAACAGCCTCTGGATCTTAGTGTGAAGATGTCTAAACCACCAGACGCTCATTCTGGTAGTAGGTCATCCAGTGCCACACCACCTAGTAGCCGCTCAGGCGAGACAACGTGCCGTCCAGGGGACCAAGTTCTAAATCTGAGTACTCGAGCAGACGATGCCAGCAAGCCAAGTGTGGAAGGCAGTCTTCAGAACTCGGCCATCTACAAGTATATGCAGCAGGAGGGTTTGTTCGCCGCACACAGACATCTCCTCACCAATGCCATACTGACATCATCTCCTAGTCTAATTCGTCCACTTTCTACACCCACCATTCCAAGGAGAGAACTCTCTGTCACACCAACTCCATCCATCTCATCACTAAGTGACATTGCCAGAAGCCACTGTGAACGTGCCAGATCCACACCCAGCGACAAATTTGACAACTCATCAGATGGCCACAACCGCGACATGGAAAATGGCAGAGATGTAGATCACCGACTCATAATTGATGAACAATCGGACATGTCTGACGAAGATAGCAACCACAGTTATGAGTGCAGCACAGCAATGGCCGATGCGACCTGTAACCTTTCGACCTTGGCTGAGGTCAGTCTTGCTGAGCACCACAACATCACAATGACTGCTGACGGCGAGATCAAGGTCAAAAGGTTACGCAAGAAGTCGTGGCGACAG ATGGAGGCTGAGGAAGCTCAGTTAGAGCTTGATGAATCCTTACTGGATGAGGATCACCCTTTCCGTAAGAAACGTAGATCATGGAAAAATCATCGCATGGATTCCGAGGAAGGCCTGTACGCCTGTGATCAGTGCAAGAAGATGTTCAGCAAGCAGAGTTCTCTGGCACGCCACAAGTATGAACATTCAG GAGCCCGGCCCTTTTCCTGTGAGCTCTGTGGAAAAGCCTTCAAGCACAAGCACCACCTGACAGAGCACCGGCGCCTGCATAGTGGAGAGAAGCCTTTTCAGTGTAAAAAGTGTGGCAAGCGCTTCAGTCACTCTGGGTCCTACAGCCAACATATGAACCATCGCTACAAGTACTGCAAGCCAATGAGAGGCGAGGAAGGTCATGATGACCATGAAAGCCATGATGGACATGAAATGATGGACCTTCACGAAGGATCCTCTTCACCATAG